The genome window aacgtcaaaatgtcatggagataacgtcatatcaattatgacgtcataacgtcaataaatattaaatgaaatttaatttgggtttaaatacatgtataaaatgttgttcttttgctaacctagctgaaatattgttcgaaaatagcttataaaatggaaatattttaaattttggttcattatgtgaacattcatctaaatgtttacttaaaggcatctttcttgttgaggggtctcgcatttgttgttcatggacagatcgcctatttctaagtttatcgccagtttggcctatataatattgtttgcatccattgcataataatacataaatcacattttgtacatcacatgacatattagtttttattttgaacattttgccattaaaatcaaaagaattcccttcaataatataaccacacagggcgcatctagagtcattacatttggatactcttggttcttgagatgaaaagtaagatttggttaacagacgttttaaattaggtggctgtcgcttacattttattatcttctgatttgaaattattttattcataaccgggtctgtttgtaaaatgtcaatgttgttttttaaagggatcttttcacgctttggtaaattgacaaaattgaaaaaagttgtttaagattcgcaaattttcgttttagttatgatatttgtgaggaaacagtaatactgaacatttaccatggtctaatatagccattatatgcatcttttgacgattttaaaacctaaaaattataaagcgttgcaacgcgaaacgattgaataatttggagagttctgtttttgtcgttaaattttgtgaaactacgaagattgcttatataatgtataaaatacgtcaactctgtgcactcggcggaatagctcagtaggctaaagcgtttttacttcaggactctggcaggactccaggggtcactggttcgaaacctggaccgggcaatgttcttttccttttttaaattttattcttgattttttactggagctgttacgatccaatatttacatttatcgatataaagcatttaatgaataagttaaaaaatgccaaaatctgtgaaaaggcccctttaatacgccaaacagttctttattttttggattttgtgttgaaataaatggaattatattactcttgtctttttgtgttgattttgaaagtaattcatgtttagggatggaaagtgcttttttaatacctgtatttataatagattgtggatattttctttgaataagtgaatgcttaagttcatttaaacgttttagtttaagtttatcattcgaaactatggtgcagatccgtttcgctaaagtgaaaggaatatttatctttgtgtgtttattatgacacgaggtaaaattaagatattgtttagaatcagtttctttgtaatatatatcagtattaatttcagtattgttttttataaccaatatatcaagaaatggtaactcgagtgtgcttgtttgcattgtaaacttgatatccgaatgtaagttgtttaaaatagtataaaagttttgaagttcatagggaaattttgtccagaaaataaagtaatcgtctagaaatcttttccagaatgtttttataaaagaaagaaattcatcattataaattgatccaattcttgcatatagtttttgttctaaaaatcccactaccaatgtagcgtatgttggcgcgaatttagtacccattgcagtccctttagattggttgtagtaattatcatcaaaattgaagttattattttcaagtattatttttatgccttcttttataaaccgttgcgaaaacctttcattaaccgaatctggatatttttgaagccaataatcaatggcttctaaaccaagagtatgcggtatattagaatataaattaattacatcaaatgatactaatgtacttgactctggaacttgtgaaggtataagttttaggaaatctatgttatttgttatattgctattgacatattttacaaacggttttaacaagatatccaataaagaacttaaacgacttgtttcacagttagttccagcgactattgggcggatgatggaaaatatatatatatatatataatggtacaGCTTTTGCAGATAGTAAAGTCATCATTTAAACAGACATTCTAAACTGACATACCTCGCCCCGGTAAGAGTTCGTGTTGCGCGTAATGAGGATACGTGTGTCCCATGCTCAGTGTTTTCAGAACACGTATAATTTTTACAAATGAACACCACAAACGAGACACAAAGTTTATCATatatattaactttatttatattCATACATTGTAgacatatttattgttatacGTGCATAATATAATAATTCGAAAAAAAAGAGTACATGTGTGCATCACACATCGGTAGACGGCATATTACACGTATACGCAAGTTGTGAACGTTACTATGCATCCCTGAATACGTAATGTATGACTGTATATACTGTATTTCCGAAAAGATAGCCACGTAATTATAAAAGAAGTGCAGGTTTGAAACAATTGCCATTACGTGTATAgtgaaaacaaaaatgggaaagtaCGTGGAAAGCTAGCTGAAGCTTATTCGCTGTTCTTAAACTTTGCTCTCTCGCTTACACTATATCAAAGTAATGGAAGTCTAAAGGCCTTGGTTTGGCGGTAGCGATTGTCTCCATCCGGCTCGCAGCTTCTTACTTAGTTCGGCCGCAATCGATTCGTACCCAGGATCTTTCGCCCTGTTCTTGTTCTCCTCCGGGTCAATCTTATGGTCGTACAACTCCATCCCGAACAGCTTGGTCCAGTCCGGCTTGTATTCGGGAGCGTACGTGAACTTCGGCCACTCTGTGTACCGGTACTGGTCAGTCCGTATGGTGTAGCCCATGATTTTGGTGTTGTCCTGATCCCGTGGATACTGGGAGAACGCTGCGTCTTTCCACGGTCCCGACGGGTTCTTAATGAGCGGCATGAGGCTCTCACCCTCGCGACATAGCTGCACGTCCTTTGATACATCCGGACACAGTGGCATGGTTCCCAGCCCAGCCGCTTCCACAAGAGTCGGAAATAAGTCGACGAACTCAGTCAATTGTTCTGTCACAATGCCGTTGTCAGTCAGTCCGGGTATGTGTACCATCATCGGCGCATGCGTTGCGAGTTCAAAGTTTGTGTGCTTACACCACTCGCCATGCTCGCCTAGCTGCCAGCCGTGGTCCCCCCAAAACGAGACTATTGTGTTATTATCAAATCCCAGGGTTTTAAGTTCGCTCAGAACCTCGCCAATCAGAGAATCTGTCCAGCTAAGAGCACTGTAGTACGCCCGACGTAGTGCTCTGACGTCATCATCCGGAAGTGACGTATTGATCTTACCGGAAGCGTGAAGTTTAGCTTGATCCCCATAGTTTCTTAGTTCACCGTAATCACTCCAAGCGACATCGGGCATGCCATCTGGTGCGTACTCATTATCAGGTAAACGGATGCTGTTGTTTGGGTAATACTGCATGAATGATTCGGGAAAAACGAACGGCAAATGCGGTCGGTGGAATCCGACAGCCACGAAGAACGGAGAACCTTCGTATGCTCCACCCTTGGAGAAACTCCGCAGGGTTTTTAGCGCTTGTTCTTTAATTTGGAAGTCCACAAGAGGTTTTGCCTGGAGATCTTCATCGGGAATCGCTCTCCAGCTGTTGTCGTTAGTTTCCCAGTATATTGTCGCGTGGTAATATGGAAGAGACCAGGATATCGGGTCGTCGTGACCACTGGCCACCCCGGGATGAAATATCTTGCCCATTCCTGCGGACACGTATCCGTTGATTTTAAAGAACTCCGGTATGGTGGTGAAGTTCCCACCGACCTTCCGGAAGTAGTTCACGAGGTCGTACACGTGCGTGGTGTCCGGTCGCCTTCCGGTGAGAAGGGCTGTGCGACTCGGGGAGCAGAGAGCCTGCTCAACGTACGCCCTCTTCAGCAGAAGGCTCCGGGCCGCGAGCGCGTCCAGGTTCGGCGTGTGCATCGGCGGGTGCACGGGCGACGGAAAGTCCGGCCCTTCATAGCACGTCAGTTCCGGTCTCATGTCATCTGCCGCGAAAAAGAGCACATTTTTCGCGGAAAATGCAGCCTGTATACACATCCAGAGGACTGCCACCGATTTAAGAACCATCTTCGCCCGTTGATTGTTCGAGAATAATTGCAACCCAGAGCACTTTGTCGACACACAGGTCGAATTATCGTCGTCCTATATGTGTAACCTATAATAACCTCTGCCTTATTTGTTATCAATCTCGCAATATCGGATATCAGATAGCAGTACGTGTGTACCTGCTTTACTAGTAAAGACATGTATTTTCTATTCAAAcgtaaaatataattcaaatacaTACTCAGCATTTCTACCCAGAAGCcgatttatattatttcaaatacGGTGACACTTAAATGAAAGCAACGTCCGTTTTTCATTGTTTCCTTTGTGCAGCCTACAATTCGAATTGATTCGATTCTATGTCTGACTGCATGCGTGTAAAATAAACGGGATGTtgattttttggtttaaaaaaacgAAATCAGAAAAAAACGAAACCTTTAAACTGTTAAACTTGactttgtataaatacatgatcCTGTATCCAAATAATTCCTGGAGTCTAAAgtgtaaaaaatgaaacaaaacttcAGAACTCAAAATCATGTGCGGACTacgcatgcttatctgggacgaccttttacgaacatgcattaagtcccgttttcccagaacgaggctcaagtGCGAGGTTGTTTCTTTTTATTCACCGACCTTTTTTATAATTGTCTTCGCATCTCTCAGATATCATAATCATTTTTGCAACCACATGCCAGTACCCCATTATGACCAAGGTTTGAGAATCGTACGAGTTGGCCGACGACGGAATATAATCATTATATTTGTAGCCGGTTATTTGCGTACAGGCTGTAATTGCCTTCAAGCTCAAAAAAGTGCCCCTTTTAAAGTTTATACAAAACACTGCTCTTAAGTTGAtatatacgtttttttttcacgaCAGACGTATAGTCGATGAATGTGCGGTTAACGCATAGTAATCAATTATCGGGTAGATGAATACATTCGGGTGCAGGACATACTTCTTTAGTATTCATGCGGGGAGAGcgatttttttcggcgtaagctgcataagccagcttttcaccttagcctgacctttgtaagtgtccaataaaattccaataaaatttcccgcggctaggtacgaatgaatacacttcatttattccattggctgatttgagtataccaccagaacattggaaacatatccgcgtctttgtaacactgttttactgtatgaaacaattttatctcgaatgaaaaggcttaatagatagaacagttttacactcaattctcgacatcaatacagtttgtgcgtacaccttttattttcagagtattaccagcgcaagagcgtttatacttaaaaggctatgttctcatatttagtacttacttccttattcctgtcaacatgctaacatgtaaaagtataaagagcaatggaagcgaggcctcactttaaagcattgcatttcaacccgcgaggtatatcgggtcaattcgcggacattcagagtttatatacaggtcatcaccggagttggcggccagtaaaataatcgttatataataaagacgctatccgtgaactaggtgacctggaattttctttagaccagaaatatgttaaatgaagatattcagcaatataattatggtatgtaaataatagattcttaatgtgttttcaacaatacaatgataaatattattgttgataaatttaacaataattattcgtccatattgcttaatgtactaaagtgatattatgagcatgtaacagtttataggtgtctatcgcaaccgttgattatttttgatgtttctacttcatatatacttatattaattaatgcagcatcatcatactaaaacaatataccagaaagagaaaaataatgcatttgaatatcaaccgtactttcgtttgacaactgatcatgcgtttacgagttgaacctaaatttagttttagtgcagatttgttcatacgacacaaagacacgaaattgttttacggatcatttcagcttacaggactgggtgggtcacgtaagaatatcgaatataaaagatatttttataaacaactggtagcaaggtgagttgcagataattaatcagtaaccacattttaactaactattttgacctgttaattcttttcagctcaattcaacagtgcgaaatgcccataatatcactttaagcattagcacgatgataattgatactgttaataatcgaatcaaatagcaatgcccgacaaaccactaaaacaggtttgttcgaagaacgcgcctataaatacggatacttctcgtgtggccggttgactcatatgtttaaatttcacttccattcttcttttggttttctgttttgtatctataggtttatgaccggcaatatgttataatgtaaaataagccgcgaaaactccccgtaacatcccgtactgcgtgtgatgcagctaagaactgaacagaaaaagacattcgctatccttgatctcattcattaaactatttacgccgtatatctttttaaaagatatttcttgtattaAAATGCAATCGTGTGCATTTTAATACATGTTCACATTCGTTATCCGTTGCACTTGTACACGAGTGTTTCTCAATTCTGATTTTGGAAACACTTTTAGGATGAGATAAATTACAAAAAGGCACAAGAGTCAATCTGCGCACAATTTACGCTCgactggtcattgtcggctcgagtactacttacatgtatcctgGTTACTCcaaagtatacttaaatgtaccccgggtacggaaaatatacttacatgtatccggCCAATTTAGAATGAACCGTGTTAATTCCGCCCAAAATGcgatgtcgtaaaacgctctACGGAATACGAACagttctctttgaacaaaacctgtcTCAAAATGCTTTGCTTTGTATGAaattcgataatatagaggccgtTTCACCAAAAAAAAGGACATAAATATGAACCTAATTAATTGGAAAACAACAACCGACAACGAGCAATTTAGCGTTAGTATATTATatcgggtacgttttagtatattttccgtacccgaggttaagagtacacggggtacatttaagtagtacccgagccgacaataaccaatagagcacaattaattgtaaatatttaagtttgtgtTATCTATTTGCTTTATACAAATGTAAACCTAAGTTTTGCATACATTTCATCATAGTGTATCTCTGAAACATTCTGTATAAATGTGCAAGAACGGATCGCCCATACTTTTAAATCAATAAGTATGTCTCTTGACTCTAGTGAACACTAACACGTTGTTGTCATTCCATCGACTTTATTTTACAGTAAATTGACTTCCAAAATCCAGCAAAAgtggtttaaataaaaataccacgGACTCTAATATACACTCCGTAAAAATACATGCGATTTTTAAAAAAAGAATCGAACTTTGGAACAATgtgtggggtggggtggggtgagGTGGgatgagaggggggggggggtgataggGCTTTTTCGTCCCGTGTAAATACGCATATGGTATTGGTTGCATCAAACATTGACAAAtactagtatacatgtatatcgatcagaaaccaatattttattgaatgatGCAACATATAATTTGAAAGCAATCGATAAAGAAAATTACAAATCAAGCTCAGAATTAGCCTCCGGGCCTTAGCACCCTTTCGGAAGTATAATTGGACTGTTTGAC of Dreissena polymorpha isolate Duluth1 chromosome 15, UMN_Dpol_1.0, whole genome shotgun sequence contains these proteins:
- the LOC127859800 gene encoding iduronate 2-sulfatase-like, translating into MVLKSVAVLWMCIQAAFSAKNVLFFAADDMRPELTCYEGPDFPSPVHPPMHTPNLDALAARSLLLKRAYVEQALCSPSRTALLTGRRPDTTHVYDLVNYFRKVGGNFTTIPEFFKINGYVSAGMGKIFHPGVASGHDDPISWSLPYYHATIYWETNDNSWRAIPDEDLQAKPLVDFQIKEQALKTLRSFSKGGAYEGSPFFVAVGFHRPHLPFVFPESFMQYYPNNSIRLPDNEYAPDGMPDVAWSDYGELRNYGDQAKLHASGKINTSLPDDDVRALRRAYYSALSWTDSLIGEVLSELKTLGFDNNTIVSFWGDHGWQLGEHGEWCKHTNFELATHAPMMVHIPGLTDNGIVTEQLTEFVDLFPTLVEAAGLGTMPLCPDVSKDVQLCREGESLMPLIKNPSGPWKDAAFSQYPRDQDNTKIMGYTIRTDQYRYTEWPKFTYAPEYKPDWTKLFGMELYDHKIDPEENKNRAKDPGYESIAAELSKKLRAGWRQSLPPNQGL